The region TCGTCATCGGTACATCCATCCCCACGTCCGGAGCTTGCCGCGGAGAATTGTCTTCACCTGGTCTTCCGTCATTTCCTCACCTCTGGTGAAAAATCCGGAACAGAGGTGAGAACCGTAATCTCCACAATGGAAGATCAGCAATGGAAAGTGTCCAAGTGCGGAATTGCCCGCCCGCGACCACCGCTTCGGCCCGGACGGCGGGAAACCGAAATCACAAAATCCGCGATAATTCAACGGCCGGACGGTTCGATACTCGCTCTCGTTCACGCGCCGTCACCGGGGTGCTCCTTATAGATGCCGATCGTGCCGTTTTCCCGCCGGGCCGTCACCCGCCGGCGGCCAGGGACGTCGCCGAGGCGCCGCGCGAACCGTCCGGCGTCCGGAGCGCCCGGGTGACCGAACCGGTCCGTCGCGCGGTGCCCCACATCCACTCGACGCTCGCCTCGGCGCGCCTGCGCGCGAGCCAGTCGTCGAAGACGCGGTTCTCGATCGCCCGCCGGGTCTCGTCGTCGAGGACGGCGGGGCGCACCTCCAGTACGCAGGTGACCAGCGGCTCCGGCCCGTCGCCGAGGACGTCCCCAGCACCGGCGCCGACGGCGTCCGGGCCGAGTTCGCGGCGGTACACGAGCGCCGGCCGGACGTCCGCGCCGTACTCGAAGGACTCTTCGGCGACCTTCGCGAAGGTCTCCGCCCGGGCCTCTTGGGCGGCCTTCGGGAAGGTCTGTCCACGAGTTTCCGCGGCGTCCTTCCCGGCGGCCGGGGCGAGCGGACCGCTCCCGGGCCGTGCGCGGTCCCGCAGCCGCCCGGCCGCCGCCCGGGCGGCTTCGAGGTGGGGATACCGCAGGCGCACCACGCACAGGCGGTCGTGGTCACCCGGGTCGGCGGCGAACAGTTCGGCCGCGCCGTCGGCGGCCACCCGGCGGCGCAGCCGGGCGATGGCGGCCTCCTGGTGGACGATCATCTCCAGCGACGCGTGGTCGAGCCCGCGTTCCGCCATCCAGTCACGGGTGGCCCGCACGGTGAGCAGGCGCCGGGACCGCCGGAAGGCGTCCATCGCCTCCTGAAGCTCCTCGGCGGACAGCTCGACCGGCTCCCGCTCCAGCTCCTGCTCCACCAGGGCGGCGTTCACCAGGCGGGCGGCCGTCGAGCTGTCCCCCCACAGCCCGTCGAGCACGGCCATGGCCTGCTCCATCCTGACGTCCACGCCGTCGACGCGGACGACGACCTGCTCGCCAGCGCCGTGGCTGCCGCGCAGCGGCCACGGGACGGCCCGGGCCGGTGCGAACGCGACGGACACCGTGCCGTCCGGCGCCGGGATCAGCAGGTCGTAGTGGTGGCTCCCGCCGGGATGGTCGCGCTGCCAAACGAGGCGCATCGGCACGTCCGGATGCCCGGCCCGCAGGTCGCCCAGCAGGCGCCTCGCGTCGGCCGGCTCGGCGCCGGAGACCCGGCGCAGGAAGGCCAGGGCGTCGTTCAGCAGGTGGTCGGGGAAAAGCGGCACGTCAGGCTCCTCGCAGGAGGTGTTCGCAGATGGCCTCGCTGATAGGGAGGCCGGTGAGGTGCTCCACCCACAGCCACTGCGCGTTGGGGTTCACTTCGAGGAAGACGTGACGGCCCTCGGGGGTGAGGATCAGGTCGATCGC is a window of Microbispora sp. NBC_01189 DNA encoding:
- a CDS encoding TIGR04500 family putative peptide maturation system protein, which produces MPLFPDHLLNDALAFLRRVSGAEPADARRLLGDLRAGHPDVPMRLVWQRDHPGGSHHYDLLIPAPDGTVSVAFAPARAVPWPLRGSHGAGEQVVVRVDGVDVRMEQAMAVLDGLWGDSSTAARLVNAALVEQELEREPVELSAEELQEAMDAFRRSRRLLTVRATRDWMAERGLDHASLEMIVHQEAAIARLRRRVAADGAAELFAADPGDHDRLCVVRLRYPHLEAARAAAGRLRDRARPGSGPLAPAAGKDAAETRGQTFPKAAQEARAETFAKVAEESFEYGADVRPALVYRRELGPDAVGAGAGDVLGDGPEPLVTCVLEVRPAVLDDETRRAIENRVFDDWLARRRAEASVEWMWGTARRTGSVTRALRTPDGSRGASATSLAAGG